AATGGCAATAAACAGAAAAacttgattattttatattcttcttaTCTTCAATTACCTACATAGTTATAACTTATCATAAAATACGTGAAAGTAACCTTAACAGTCTGTCTTAATCACGGGACGGGACCATTTGTCAGACAGCAGGATTATTTCTAAACGAAGCACATAAgccaaatattatatttgctaAAAACCTTCTTAATAAAATCACATTATCTTTTTACCAGATAAACTTCGAGACATGCGGCGCAGAAGCGGAAGCTTTATGTGGTCTGAACTCTACAATAACGTGCCCTGAAGGCGAATGTGACAATGATCTAATGTGCTGTGCTACGTCTAGCTGTGGGCCTGTGTGTATCGACCCGGCGAAGATGAGACTACAGTCCGACAGAGTTGATGATACACCTACTAGTTAGTATTATTTACCTAGTTTGTAGGGTCAAACCAGCCTATACCAACCAGCAAATTGAGATTGCTAAACAATTAAAAGGTTTAATAGAAACAATGTGATGTAAAATTACGggatttttcttaaataaatatgtagacaaaatacataagtaataaattaatatcacgGAAAAATTCCTACACATTTGACAAATGGTTTTTGCAATCTAAGCTTTTAAAATTgacctaaaataaatttataataatcaaagtaggtacatacattatgtattttgaTTTACTTGAACTTTTGGCCGGGTTAGTATCCTAGACATTTCGGCCAGGGCCGAAAAGTCATGTATGTTAACCGTGTTCTTCCACTGATTGCTCTTGATAAAACCTTTTAATAAcctcataattttcttttccaGTGTGCGAATACCTCCGCGACTTTGACGAGAAGATGGAAGGCACAGTAGACGGGATGAAGCTGGCGCTCCCCGCGCCGACGTGCAAGTCTGACGGGTCGTTCACGTCGCAACAGTGCGCTAATGGACGATGCTGGTGTGTCGACTCCTTCGGCACTGAGATACCTGAGACCAGCACTAGAAATGCTTCGGCTATTGATTGtgataagtaagtattttttgttgtattttcacTTAAGTAACCAAAATTTGTTAATTTCGGAacaggtaggtaggtaatagtctaaaaatatattttgatcgTGGGAATTAAAAACCGTAATCTATTGAAAGAAGAACGACTACTCTTATGGCAACTAGGAGATCACCACACTACcgtgttgtatttatttttctgaattTCATGAGTCTCTGATGCTACCGAGATATCGAGACATTTTTCAAGTGAGAGTACTCACTAATTAAACCAGATCTGAAACATAATGTGACACGTATGATCTGAACCAAACATGTAGTAGGAGAATCGTGAAATTTGGAAACTTATTATTGAATCAGCGTTTTTTCATTTAGCGTGCAAGACAGCAAAGACTTATATTAATAAGGAAACTTATATTTCCAGACTCCGTTCCGAGCTGTCATGCCTCGAGCTAACCTGTCGTATGGGCTGTGACTACGGCTTCGAGCTAGGAGCAGGTCGTTGTCCGACGTGCCGCTGTCGCGACCCGTGTGCCGGCGTCACGTGCCCCGCGGGCCGCGCCTGCGCTGCCGTGGATGTGGCATGCGACGCGGATTATTGTCCACCTGTACCTGCTTGTAAGGAACTttcaatataaacttttaatcaGTTATATTTGTGAATTCAGTGACTAAATCTATGAAGACAATGTCAATAGACTACATTCTCAAGCATATTATGGGCACCTGCAAATgaaataaagtagttgtataCAACTACATTGTCGTGCTATTTCAATTTGCGAATAATCTAAATGCACGTaggtgataattttatattttctcagCGTACTGCGAATccaaatttatttactaaaatacatTCTCATATAAATCACTATAAAATAAGTCTCGATAAACACGCGGCTATAATAACtttcattaagtttttttttacttttccagGTTTGCCAAAGAAACCAGGCCAATGTCCTTACTTGGTACCATCAAACGGCGCTTGCGAGTGGTCTTGCAGAACAGACGCGGAGTGTGGTCCCAGTGAACGTTGTTGCGCTACCGGCTGCGGCACCGCTTGCACTAAGGCCGTACACCAGACTGCTTGTCAGCAGCGAAGGTATAAATTAAAGTccaaataaaatacactcaACAGCCCACTGTAGGAACATTACCGTAACGATGTTATGTGACAGAATGTTTCTATAGCCTACGAAATCAAAGTTCGAGGGTGACTTATCCTAGTACAACTAACAAAGATGAAGtataagaagtaaaaaaaaaaacaaatttatgtcCTCAACAAGAAAAGTTTAAAGTGCGTTTGTTTTACAGGGCATTAGCTCTCCACACGGCCGCAGAGACCGGCAGTCCTCCAGCCTGGACCTGGGTGCCGAAGTGTAAGGAAGATGGCGCCTATGAGATTGTGCAGTGTAGAGGATCTGACAAAACTTGCTGGTGTGTCGACGTAGCTGGCAATGAAGTACGTACACAACAACCTTTCACAGTCTCTTTATTACTGGAggctttaaattttaaagcagTGTTTTATAGAAGAAAATTACTGACCTTAGCTAAAGACCTACCCGAGGGTCTATCGACAGAAATATATGTAGGTGCTATTAAAATTGCCTGAGACAAAACACCAATGATTGACAGttgaaaatctatttataaacattttgagtAAGAACGATTtcaactttaaattttaatattctctcAGGTATGAAGTCACTTATCATACTTTTCTCTATTACAGATCGCCGGAACTCGTACATCAAACTCCACTCCCAACTGCGATGTACCAACGAAATGTCCGCTCCCATCTTGCGAAGAGACAACCATCTGTGCCCACGGACGAAAACTGGATGACAAAGGCTGTCCCACCTGCGAATGTAGAGACCCTTGCGCCGAAGCCAAATGCAGAGCTGATGAGACTTGCGAATTAGTGCCTCTGGATTGTGAGGTAAGGATATTATATGCTGATGCAGATTTTGACGACGTATGATTAGTTATGGTGTCATTAACCTgccaaagaaaataaagattcTATTCCGAATACGTATcgactttattatttatgtattattgaCTGTTAATATAAGCGGATTCATTCATTCGAAATGCAAAGTGTAATAACCAGTGAGAGTTTTTAAAGCCACTTCTTTTAGTTCCAATAAtctaataggtacctactttatttgAGAGATTGTCTAACCACCATCTACCTCTAGTAGTTAAAACCTAGAAGCTGACCTCAAGAGTCTCCTGTTCttacttaatatacttaataataatatacccaaattatttattgtttccaGGGTGTCTCCTGTCCACCTCTGGCCCGTTGTTCACCAGCACCTCAATGCCCTGATGGTGTAGAACCTCTGCAAGCTCCTGATGACTCCGGACCCCTACTATGTGGACCCAGTGCTGCTGCCTGCCCAACGACACATGCCTGCAGATTCGCACCACATGATTCAAGACCTTCTGTGTGCTGTCCTAAGCCACGTAAGTAAAAGCGGCTAACTAAATATTTGAGACAGTTTGGGTAGACTGGTCATTATACCTGCCATCaagttttctaaacaaaaacagtaaGTATATAGTTAAGACTATTTAGCATGAAGAAGGAATAACTTCTTGCTACATACATGGTCTATCTACATATACACATAAAGTCTACGCACACGGAGTCACGCATAATCATAATATGACGATATTAATCTTCAGTAGGAtacgaaaaaacttttttttgtacattttgtttgaCCAGACCACACCATTATTCaccagttttattatattattgtttccCTTCAACAACAGGCACGGTGTGTTTCGAGACCAAAGACGAAGGTTCCTGCTCGGAAAGTGAAGTACTAAACACGACAAGATGGCACTTCAACCATGAACGTAACCGCTGCGAGAGGTTCAGATACCACGGCTGTTCCGGCAACCATAacaactttagaacgaaagaggAGTGCAATACTGTGTGTCCTGGTAAGTACCCCATGTGTTTTCCATTGTGTAAgacaatttaataaagaaaatctgtATAAAAATACCTCCTTTAAAAAAACTTGCGTACAGCTTGTAAGTTACCCGTTCAATCATAGCAATGAgtgcttcaaataaaaaatactgaagttaatatttatatcgaatATCAGCGCTCAACAATAAGATCTATTGTATAAACTCTCTCTTTCTCTTTTCTAGAGCAAGCAAGTAATGAAATTTTGCTCAAAGGGAAAAATGTGTATACTCTTCCTACGGGTACTTTGGGCTGGCAAACCTGTAAATATCTACTAAATTATCTATCATCCTATCTTACATCTACCTTGCTATGTAAATCTTGCATTATCCTTTCCTTTTCCATTTGTTTTAACAGTGGAAGGTGAAACAGCGCAATTAAGAAATACAAAGAAGAAATCACATGCAATTGAATCAGGCATGTCgtcttttgtattatatgtgtaataatataatagtaataactCCACGAGAATGTACTGCACGACGATCTAACGGCACTTgcttgattgttttttttttttttaaatagtgaaTAGTtaggtaaacattttatttttgttggaaattaatcactttttttgcattttattgcGGTATAAAAAGAGTTGTATCTGCGTAATCTTCTTGCTTTACTCGCGGCATAACCCCCTCCCTTGTTTGGGACTCAAGGGAGACAACTGGAACAATCATTAGTTAACAAAAAAAGTAGATTCGATTATTATTATGCCATGCATTGTATAGTTATGTTTAACTGCATGATAGACGTTGCGATTGGTACTTTTCTTGTTgcatatgtacatttttattatctactgAATTTCTACAGTATTGAGCCCGTGTGAGAGACTGCGGGAGAAGAACGAGGTAGCAGCGCAAAAGTACGGCAAGGGCACATTCATACCCAAATGCGACGAAACTGGATCTTGGCTGCCAGTGCAATGCATGTCACATATTGGTAAGTAAAACTTGAAATAACACcaacaatacaattaattagGAACTGTGGGCTTACTCCCGACAGAATCGAATAAGAATTCGATTGAATCATTCGAGCTTATTTCGCTACTAGAGCGTGATTGCTTCGAGTTTGATTTCATCGAATTCGAATTCGATTTTGTCAAGAGTAAGCCGGCTGGAACTCTGCAGATTGATTATGTTAGTCTAATAAACTTCGATATAATATTCAAGTATCTTTTTCAGATGTATGTTGGTGTGTAAGCGCAAGAGGAGAACCACTAAAAGGATCTTTAGTCCGAGGTGGAGAGCCTAACTGCAACTTCAGACAAGCCCGAAAATACATACCACGCGATCCTCTTGACGAAAGAGCTAGAGCCGACGAAGGTAAACATACAATTCTAAGACTCAAACAACACCTAACTGTATATTACATGCGTAAGTACCTATAAAGCTTTTGTAAATAGGTTTATGGGTACTTATCCTACCGATTATGCATAGCTCATTTCAGATTAATGACCTTGATAAAGATGAAATTGATAAAGCATTACCGCTTAGGGCCTAAACGGTAGTgctttatcaaattatttccaCTAACTACAAGattaaccctcggtttctgaggtacatttagcggtaaattatctatttagcgtttaaactcataaatcACTCAtcaatggataaactaccgataaatgtgcctcagaaaccgggcataagtccCTATTTTTTCAATCTTTTTGACTATTAGAATTTTGTTCTTTAGCTAAAATCTAACTCGTGATTCTTTTACAGTATTAGAAGAACTGATCAGACAAATGACAGCGTATAGAGTAGACGAGTTTGACGACAACGAAGAAGATCTCGATCTCGAAATCGAAGGTCGAGAGGATGAATCTTTGGAGAAAGACCAAGAGCAGGGAGACGAACCTTTACTGATATCTGAAGTGGTTGAACCGAAAGCCGCTGATACGACTAGGAGAATGGAGAAGCCGTTAGAAGTGTCTACCGAAAAGAAGGCTGTTTATGGAGACAAGTTTGTGTTCAAAACTAAATGCCAGTTGATACAAGAGGAAATTGAAAACGGTAAGAATGCACAGATTCTTTATGTTTTGGATACTGAATAATGCGTATCTGGTAGATGCAGGCTGCTGCTGATGTAGACCAGGTGCAATCTGCATTCTACAATGTAATAAATTCTTGTGAAATCCCAATATGTTGACATTTGAGCACAAttccttaattaaataaaatacctcaAAGGCCTGAATCATTGTCATGATTCTAGGAGGAGAAGGATATCGCCCTCGTTGTTTATCCGACGGATCGTTCTCACCGAGACAATGTTCGAGAGGAAGATGTTGGTGTGTCGACGCCGCTGGACAGAGGAGACAACACGTTGGCGTTGTTGAAGATGCACCTAAACCTGATCCATGTGGTACGTAGATATTTATACTCATTTTAAAGAACCTGGATCTAAAACGGTTGTGTAGTTCAACCGCTTTAAATCTAGGTCTACAAGAACTCTGATCAAACACTAACAAACCTACTTAACTATTGCGACTTTTCAGAAAAGCATCTATCTCTGCTCTTTATTTCCATTATCACATTCATCAACACAGGGtactttttatgtattaacCTTCCTACTAACATGACGCATAGATATTACCTTTTAGTACTTGAACAATAATAAAGTCATATTTCGTACTTCCAGAACAAACACAGATAGAATCAGCAGTGCTAGAGCTGGAGCTGCTAAACGTGGACGGTGACGCGGTCgaccgcgcccgcgccgcgctgGCCTCCCGCCTGGCGGCGCTGGGCGCGCGCGTGCCCGTGGGCGTGGCGCGCGACCGCAACGTGCTGCGGCTAAGAGCTGCGCTGCAGGGGCCGAGAGCTGTCGACTACGTGTACCATATTGAGAACTCGGTATGTAGGACTAGAAGACTGcttctttaaaaaatgttaactactttaaaaaacattacacAGAAATAGTATACTAAGCTTAAAGCGCTCTATTGAACATAGAACAGATGCCAAACCACGTTAATCATTTCTTGCTCCTTAATATAGGCCGAAGTCACACTGTCATAATCGATTTCCATTCCTAATACGCTAGTTTGAGTAGATACATAAACATGTCATTACAAGAGGAGGATGCCTACGAATGAAAATGTGAAAGCATAGCTGATTACGCCTCGCTTTGACCATCTCCCATCAAACAATGCTAGTAACTAGTTTCTGTTTTTAAATAGCATTATGTATGCGTGCTTTGAGTATCCGCGCTGAGTTTACTATGCCTTTAAACATCCGTCTTAATATATTTCTAACACAAGTAATATAATCAACAGGTGAAACAAGAGAAGCTATCAGGGGTGTCCCGCGAGGCAGGAGTATTAGGCGCAGACGTGATCCGCAGCGAGTACCGCCTCGCGCAGCCCACGCCGCCCGCCATGCAACAGCGGGAAATACTCAGTGAATCCACTGTGAGTTAACATTATATGACTTCTGTTAACTATAGTATTaaatacatgaataaaaaaactaagaaataaagtaaaagttaCAAGAGaactaaacttattttttgcTAACCAGGTGTCCGCAACAACATCATACCACACGGCGCTGATAGTCTTAGCAGCTACTTCAGCGTTCATCATCAGTGTTCTATGCGTACTAGTAATGCTGTACCGTGCGAGACTGCAACGAGAGCCGCAGAAAGCAGAGCGATTCCttcccgccgcgccgccggtGTACGTCCTCTCAGCCGACGAGAAAGCCGAACTAGCACGAGTCCTCCACGCACCTCCACCGCCTATTCCACCACACAATGACGACCAAACGAGAGTTTAACTATgagataaaataactttttacattttttaaatgcatGGATATGACATCTTGAAATTCCCGCCAAAATGACTGCAACATGTGAAAATGTCATTTGGGTTTATCGGTATTGCCGcgtataaattaaattgtctaTGAGCTCATATTTGAAACACACTTAGCCTAcgtgacaaaaatattatttagcatGATGTACATGgaatacatatttatacgtATGACATAATGTCATTATCTACGTAATGTCTGTAGTTATGCAAATTCTTCTACTACCTTACTCAACTGTTGCCTTGAagattttactaattttaatcATATAATTCCAGTATAAATTCTCTCGAAtgtttttactataatattacttaagTCATATCTATGTAGATGCGGTAGCTAAACTTGTGGTATTAATTAAGCTACAAAACGCATCGTTTACCTACGTTACTCGTTAAAGAACTATTATGAAAATAGTACAGGTACTAAAGTAATTATAGGGTCCAAAATAATATTGGCTAGAATTTTGAGTAACGTAGCTGTATTCAAATAGTACTTACCTctgtatttgtaattttgtataaacttaGCTATATACTACAAACTTATctttacgaaaaataaatattccactttttaatattattttgttagataGTGGTTGGTGTTGGTAACAAGAGAATACATGTCAGAAATGTAATCCAATTCGATGAAAAAGTTAgtgaaattgaattgaaattgtaaGTACAGAGTTATATTTCAATGCAGTTTTGAAATTGGATGTCGTCAATGAACATAATATGATTAGAGACTGATAGGTGATGGTCGTTTTCTCCTGAAAGTATCTCTAGATAGCCCTATTTGCTCTGCGATGGGGACAGTATTATCTCTTCTATCTACTTTATATACTGAATCATTCCGtagcttttaaaaatgttttaggtAACCTGAAAGCAAATGTAACTGTCGCAAAGAGATAGGATTATAGGTACAACGTTGAACCAAAgtaaatttgttataaaacagtATGGGTTGGTAAATCATCTTTATTATCAACTtgtcaacatattttctttgattCAATTAAGTATCttgttatgttttattagtGTAAGAGCCTATTATTAAGGACGCGCAGAGGTGCGCGTAAATCAAATACGCGCGCCTTTACGCACTCTTTAGTTCCTCTCGTTGAGTCTCGCTCTTATTAATACAGCGGTATTAATCTTTTCCAGGGCAATACCTTATTTCTCCAAGAATTTCGCATTACTTTCTCTTCCAAATATCACACGAAAAGAACGTGGCTCGACGTAGAACTAATCTAgtctgtttttttattcatgaaCATTCTACTACTCATAATATCATTACAATTATCATTCTTACTCCTCTTCTGTTTGTAAATAagcgtaatatttatttaagatttaCTTCACTTCAATATCcttgacataaataaatttatgtaaatgataTTTGATACTTCATAGGccttaataataagttaaaatgaAACTCACATTTCCAGCTCTATTTTGACAAGGTctccaaataaataaagaatttattcatattatgta
Above is a window of Anticarsia gemmatalis isolate Benzon Research Colony breed Stoneville strain chromosome 19, ilAntGemm2 primary, whole genome shotgun sequence DNA encoding:
- the LOC142981232 gene encoding uncharacterized protein LOC142981232 isoform X1 produces the protein MSVAVRAALLCACALLLQHASAELRGRCPSNAQCPARAQPCTTDDECGDKICCSSSCGRACVDPLYTGCENLKLSSERISRALAAENSRGGRGKLPSMRSPRCKTADGEFEEIQCDNEIVSSCWCVDAAGFEVPGTRAPAAGLVNCTRVAPCAAHTCRMLCPLGFELDSKGCPLCKCRDPCSGVTCPGQLSCQLEEVPCLKPPCPPVPTCKRGRSLQNICPVGEPLLISETSRPFLCGTDPGKPNCPPLYRCLVESGNDYGVCCPASLELQKAGTCPAPTNSDLDCGTPCAHDLECPSMQKCCDGGECGRHCILPHNVTMCTQQKMIAELLVVSEKEGRGYVPQCAQDGSFISRQCSRNGLVCWCVDSEGNKLRGSMGPSSSVKCSSSPLPARSGARSLDSCARALCAGVCEYGYKSGADGCPTCECDDPCAGFPCPDGEECVRVKDADCSGELCTGYPICRPKGSYENPCEIGVPATEDDGTLLSCGAESDCPGGHACTRTRRTGIAVCCPDPHFIDNTTDAEAMEINFETCGAEAEALCGLNSTITCPEGECDNDLMCCATSSCGPVCIDPAKMRLQSDRVDDTPTMCEYLRDFDEKMEGTVDGMKLALPAPTCKSDGSFTSQQCANGRCWCVDSFGTEIPETSTRNASAIDCDKLRSELSCLELTCRMGCDYGFELGAGRCPTCRCRDPCAGVTCPAGRACAAVDVACDADYCPPVPACLPKKPGQCPYLVPSNGACEWSCRTDAECGPSERCCATGCGTACTKAVHQTACQQRRALALHTAAETGSPPAWTWVPKCKEDGAYEIVQCRGSDKTCWCVDVAGNEIAGTRTSNSTPNCDVPTKCPLPSCEETTICAHGRKLDDKGCPTCECRDPCAEAKCRADETCELVPLDCEGVSCPPLARCSPAPQCPDGVEPLQAPDDSGPLLCGPSAAACPTTHACRFAPHDSRPSVCCPKPRTVCFETKDEGSCSESEVLNTTRWHFNHERNRCERFRYHGCSGNHNNFRTKEECNTVCPVEGETAQLRNTKKKSHAIESVLSPCERLREKNEVAAQKYGKGTFIPKCDETGSWLPVQCMSHIDVCWCVSARGEPLKGSLVRGGEPNCNFRQARKYIPRDPLDERARADEVLEELIRQMTAYRVDEFDDNEEDLDLEIEGREDESLEKDQEQGDEPLLISEVVEPKAADTTRRMEKPLEVSTEKKAVYGDKFVFKTKCQLIQEEIENGGEGYRPRCLSDGSFSPRQCSRGRCWCVDAAGQRRQHVGVVEDAPKPDPCEQTQIESAVLELELLNVDGDAVDRARAALASRLAALGARVPVGVARDRNVLRLRAALQGPRAVDYVYHIENSVKQEKLSGVSREAGVLGADVIRSEYRLAQPTPPAMQQREILSESTVSATTSYHTALIVLAATSAFIISVLCVLVMLYRARLQREPQKAERFLPAAPPVYVLSADEKAELARVLHAPPPPIPPHNDDQTRV
- the LOC142981232 gene encoding uncharacterized protein LOC142981232 isoform X2 gives rise to the protein MSVAVRAALLCACALLLQHASAELRGRCPSNAQCPARAQPCTTDDECGDKICCSSSCGRACVDPLYTGCENLKLSSERISRALAAENSRGGRGKLPSMRSPRCKTADGEFEEIQCDNEIVSSCWCVDAAGFEVPGTRAPAAGLVNCTRVAPCAAHTCRMLCPLGFELDSKGCPLCKCRDPCSGVTCPGQLSCQLEEVPCLKPPCPPVPTCKRGRSLQNICPVGEPLLISETSRPFLCGTDPGKPNCPPLYRCLVESGNDYGVCCPASLELQKAGTCPAPTNSDLDCGTPCAHDLECPSMQKCCDGGECGRHCILPHNVTMCTQQKMIAELLVVSEKEGRGYVPQCAQDGSFISRQCSRNGLVCWCVDSEGNKLRGSMGPSSSVKCSSSPLPARSGARSLDSCARALCAGVCEYGYKSGADGCPTCECDDPCAGFPCPDGEECVRVKDADCSGELCTGYPICRPKGSYENPCEIGVPATEDDGTLLSCGAESDCPGGHACTRTRRTGIAVCCPDPHFIDNTTDAEAMEINFETCGAEAEALCGLNSTITCPEGECDNDLMCCATSSCGPVCIDPAKMRLQSDRVDDTPTMCEYLRDFDEKMEGTVDGMKLALPAPTCKSDGSFTSQQCANGRCWCVDSFGTEIPETSTRNASAIDCDKLRSELSCLELTCRMGCDYGFELGAGRCPTCRCRDPCAGVTCPAGRACAAVDVACDADYCPPVPACLPKKPGQCPYLVPSNGACEWSCRTDAECGPSERCCATGCGTACTKAVHQTACQQRRALALHTAAETGSPPAWTWVPKCKEDGAYEIVQCRGSDKTCWCVDVAGNEIAGTRTSNSTPNCDVPTKCPLPSCEETTICAHGRKLDDKGCPTCECRDPCAEAKCRADETCELVPLDCEGVSCPPLARCSPAPQCPDGVEPLQAPDDSGPLLCGPSAAACPTTHACRFAPHDSRPSVCCPKPRTVCFETKDEGSCSESEVLNTTRWHFNHERNRCERFRYHGCSGNHNNFRTKEECNTVCPVLSPCERLREKNEVAAQKYGKGTFIPKCDETGSWLPVQCMSHIDVCWCVSARGEPLKGSLVRGGEPNCNFRQARKYIPRDPLDERARADEVLEELIRQMTAYRVDEFDDNEEDLDLEIEGREDESLEKDQEQGDEPLLISEVVEPKAADTTRRMEKPLEVSTEKKAVYGDKFVFKTKCQLIQEEIENGGEGYRPRCLSDGSFSPRQCSRGRCWCVDAAGQRRQHVGVVEDAPKPDPCEQTQIESAVLELELLNVDGDAVDRARAALASRLAALGARVPVGVARDRNVLRLRAALQGPRAVDYVYHIENSVKQEKLSGVSREAGVLGADVIRSEYRLAQPTPPAMQQREILSESTVSATTSYHTALIVLAATSAFIISVLCVLVMLYRARLQREPQKAERFLPAAPPVYVLSADEKAELARVLHAPPPPIPPHNDDQTRV